A genomic stretch from Antarcticibacterium flavum includes:
- a CDS encoding DUF4199 domain-containing protein — MKNFSIELKWGIIFIISGILWVWLEVIFGLHDVYIAQHPLYTNFFGIIAVVIYILALREKKLKFFKNEMSWKEGFTSGIVLTIIITILSPLSQYIVYTLISPQYFENIISYSVENNRMTREQAETYFSLRSYMIQATFGALVMGVVTAAVVAWFVKTKRVE, encoded by the coding sequence ATGAAAAATTTCAGCATTGAACTTAAATGGGGTATCATCTTCATTATCTCCGGCATCTTATGGGTATGGCTCGAAGTGATCTTTGGCCTGCACGATGTTTATATTGCCCAGCACCCACTCTATACTAATTTCTTCGGAATAATAGCCGTGGTGATCTATATTCTGGCTTTAAGAGAGAAAAAGCTGAAGTTCTTCAAAAATGAAATGAGCTGGAAAGAAGGATTTACATCGGGGATCGTGCTTACGATTATAATCACAATTCTCTCTCCCCTCTCCCAGTACATAGTTTACACCCTCATCTCACCTCAATACTTTGAAAACATCATCTCCTACAGCGTAGAGAATAACAGGATGACCAGGGAACAGGCAGAAACCTATTTTAGCCTTAGGTCCTATATGATACAGGCAACCTTCGGCGCTTTGGTTATGGGAGTGGTCACTGCAGCAGTAGTCGCGTGGTTTGTTAAGACGAAGAGAGTAGAATAA
- a CDS encoding peptidoglycan DD-metalloendopeptidase family protein, with product MATQDFANLLKECTTGFTPVIDTKYKQKDFVHIDLSGKNKELNAIKIPSSGEYKKYIDQYVASRKGKVAYGGYNEIRNLYQRSVIFNNESTPSPREIHIGLDLWCDGGTTVLAPLDGTVHSFQDNEGFGNYGPTIILEHVFAEKTFYTLYGHLSRPSIKNLAFGQIVEAGDKIGTLGSSKVNGDYAPHLHFQVIDDLQGNSGDYPGVAAKEDIEFYLGNCPNPNLLLKIG from the coding sequence ATGGCCACACAGGATTTTGCTAATCTTTTGAAGGAATGTACTACAGGGTTTACTCCTGTTATAGATACGAAGTATAAGCAAAAGGATTTTGTACATATAGATCTCTCAGGTAAAAATAAGGAGCTTAATGCCATTAAGATCCCATCCTCTGGAGAGTACAAAAAATATATAGATCAATATGTGGCTTCCAGGAAAGGAAAGGTGGCGTATGGCGGTTATAATGAAATACGTAATTTATACCAGCGCAGTGTGATATTCAATAATGAGAGTACACCATCACCCCGGGAGATACATATTGGACTTGACTTATGGTGTGATGGCGGTACAACAGTGCTGGCCCCGCTAGACGGGACAGTGCATAGTTTTCAGGATAATGAGGGTTTTGGGAACTATGGCCCTACTATTATCCTGGAACATGTGTTTGCAGAAAAGACTTTTTATACCCTGTATGGGCATTTGAGCCGGCCTTCGATTAAAAACCTAGCCTTTGGTCAAATTGTGGAAGCAGGTGATAAAATAGGAACCCTTGGTTCTTCTAAGGTAAACGGAGATTACGCTCCTCACCTACATTTCCAGGTTATTGATGATCTGCAGGGAAACTCGGGAGATTACCCTGGCGTAGCGGCAAAAGAGGATATTGAGTTCTATCTTGGTAATTGTCCCAATCCTAATTTGTTGTTGAAGATTGGTTAG